A stretch of Vigna angularis cultivar LongXiaoDou No.4 chromosome 4, ASM1680809v1, whole genome shotgun sequence DNA encodes these proteins:
- the LOC108330110 gene encoding uncharacterized protein LOC108330110, with protein MSETASLHAQTRTPISSLEAMAHHHPHYRSPFGDTTFTKLFVGGLAWETPTEEMRKYFQQFGDILEAVIITDKNTGKSKGYGFVTFCDQESARRACADPNPIIDGRRANCNIASLGRTRPSPPRGRNIVQGGGGTTVQSVPGAGAPPSLPPAPAVLYPPYGYAAYTPDYGYHHQATLYNPQIQQPQYYQQVYGASSSTMSTPYYYGYSVQAPRNTFSSPQANRLSPGPSYLYYPTPVEVSFSAYRPLQSPVTQSFPSPTDSQSQQRISSETAATSESSNTQGKN; from the exons ATGAGTGAGACAGCCAGTCTTCATGCACAGACAAGGACACCCATTTCTTCTCTTGAAGCCATGGCTCATCATCACCCGCATTATCGGTCACCCTTCGGAGACACTACCTTCACCAAACTCTTCGTCGGAGGACTAGCCTGGGAGACTCCCACCGAAGAAATGCGCAAATATTTCCAGCAGTTCGGGGACATTCTTGAAGCTGTCATAATCACTGACAAAAACACCGGAAAATCCAAAGGCTACGGTTTC GTAACATTCTGCGACCAAGAATCAGCAAGAAGAGCATGTGCTGATCCAAATCCAATAATAGATGGCAGAAGAGCAAATTGCAATATTGCTTCTCTGGGAAGGACTCGACCTTCACCACCTCGAG GGAGGAATATAGTTCAAGGTGGAGGAGGAACAACAGTACAGAGTGTTCCGGGAGCGGGAGCGCCGCCGTCGCTGCCGCCAGCACCTGCTGTTCTGTATCCGCCATATGG CTACGCAGCCTACACTCCTGATTATGGATACCACCACCAA GCGACATTGTACAACCCACAGATTCAGCAACCACAATACTATCAACAAGTCTACGGAGCATCATCTTCCACCATGAGCACCCCGTATTACTATGGTTACTCTGTGCAAGCACCAAGAAACACATTTTCCTCACCCCAGGCAAATCGTCTATCACCTGGACCATCTTATCTGTACTATCCTACACCCGTGGAAGTCTCATTCTCTGCATATCGCCCACTCCAATCACCAGTGACCCAAAGCTTTCCTTCTCCAACTG